From the Lepus europaeus isolate LE1 chromosome 12, mLepTim1.pri, whole genome shotgun sequence genome, one window contains:
- the SEC61B gene encoding protein transport protein Sec61 subunit beta gives MPGPTPSGTNVGSSGRSPSKAVAARAAGSTVRQRKNASCGTRSAGRTTSAGTGGMWRFYTEDSPGLKVGPVPVLVMSLLFIASVFMLHIWGKYTRS, from the exons ATG CCAGGTCCGACCCCCAGCGGCACTAACGTGGGCTCCTCAGGACGCTCTCCTAGCAAAGCAGTGGCCGCGCGTGCGGCGGGATCCACCGTCCGGCAGAG GAAGAATGCCAGCTGTGGGACAAGGAGCGCGGGCCGCACGACCTCCGCCGGCACCGGGGGCATGTGGCGGTTCTACACCGAAGACTCCCCCGGGCTCAAAGT CGGCCCTGTTCCAGTGTTGGTTATGAGTCTCCTGTTCATCGCTTCCGTGTTTATGTTGCACATTTGGGGCAAGTACACTCGTTCCTAG
- the ALG2 gene encoding alpha-1,3/1,6-mannosyltransferase ALG2, with translation MAETRGRDWDPGPKPSVLFLHPDLGVGGAERLVLDAALALQARGCRVKIWTAHYDPSHCFAESRELPVRCAGDWLPRSLGWGGRGAAVCAYVRMIFLALYVLFLADEEFDVVVCDQVSACIPVFKLARRRKKVLFYCHFPDLLLTSRDSLLKRLYRAPIDWLEEYTTGLADCVLVNSQFTAAIFKETFKSLSHIDPDVLYPSLNVTAFDSAVPDKLDDLVPKGKKFLFLSINRFERKKNLTLALEALVQLRGRLASQDWERVHLIVAGGYDERVVENVEHYRELQNLVQRADLGQAVTFLRSFSDRQKIALLHGCTCVLYTPSNEHFGIVPLEAMYMQCPVIAVNSGGPLESVVHSVTGFLCEPDPVHFSEAIEKFIHEPSLKATMGQAGRARVKEKFSAEAFTERLYQYVTKLLV, from the exons ATGGCGGAGACGCGGGGCCGGGACTGGGACCCGGGTCCCAAGCCGTCGGTGCTGTTCCTGCACCCGGACCTGGGCGTGGGCGGCGCCGAGCGGCTGGTGCTGGATGCGGCGCTGGCGTTGCAGGCGCGCGGATGTCGCGTGAAGATCTGGACGGCGCATTACGACCCGAGCCACTGCTTCGCTGAGAGCCGCGAgctgccggtgcgctgcgctgggGACTGGCTGCCgcgcagcctgggctggggcggCCGCGGCGCCGCCGTCTGCGCCTACGTGCGCATGATCTTCCTGGCGCTCTACGTGCTGTTCCTCGCCGACGAGGAGTTCGACGTGGTGGTGTGTGACCAG GTGTCCGCCTGCATCCCAGTGTTCAAGCTGGCCAGACGGCGCAAGAAGGTCCTGTTCTACTGTCACTTCCCGGACCTGCTGCTCACCAGCAGAGACTCCCTCCTGAAGCGGCTCTATAGGGCCCCCATCGACTGGCTGGAGGAGTACACCACCGGCCTGGCCGACTGCGTCTTGGTCAACAGCCAGTTCACGGCCGCCATTTTCAAGGAAACCTTCAAGTCCCTGTCTCACATAGACCCCGATGTCCTCTACCCGTCGTTGAATGTCACTGCCTTTGACTCGGCTGTCCCCGACAAGCTCGACGACCTCGTTCCCAAGGGGAAAAAGTTCCTGTTCCTCTCCATCAACAGATTCGAGAGGAAGAAGAACCTGACGCTGGCGCTGGAAGCCCTGGTGCAGCTGCGGGGCAGGCTGGCGTCGCAGGACTGGGAGAGGGTACACCTGATCGTGGCAGGCGGTTACGACGAGCGAGTCGTGGAGAACGTGGAGCACTACCGGGAGCTGCAGAACCTGGTGCAGCGGGCCGACCTCGGCCAGGCCGTGACCTTCCTGCGGTCTTTCTCAGACAGACAGAAGATCGCCCTCCTCCACGGCTGCACGTGTGTGTTGTACACGCCGAGCAACGAGCACTTCGGCATCGTGCCCCTGGAGGCCATGTACATGCAGTGCCCCGTCATCGCCGTGAACTCGGGCGGCCCCCTGGAGTCCGTGGTGCACAGCGTCACGGGCTTTCTGTGTGAGCCTGACCCAGTGCACTTCTCAGAAGCGATAGAAAAGTTCATCCATGAACCTTCCTTGAAGGCCACGATGGGCCAAGCCGGCAGGGCCAGGGTGAAGGAGAAGTTCTCCGCGGAGGCGTTCACAGAACGCCTGTACCAGTACGTCACCAAGCTGCTGGTGTAG